Part of the Pseudomonas chlororaphis genome, CCGAATCACGGGCGTTCTTGAACTCACGACCGACGATCTTCAGCGACACCCAATCCCCCGGGCGGTACAGCGGCCGGTCCGTGAAGGCGTAGAGCTTGGTGTCGTAGATTTCGCTGTCGTAGTAGAAGTTTTCCGAAACGAAGACCCCGCCCTCCTCGTCCTCGCCAATGACGAACGAACGCTCCGGGCTCACGTGCTTGAGGCGCAGCAAGCCATCCTCGTCGGTGGCACCGCTGCTCATCACGCCCAGGCCGTCGGTCCACAGCACGTTGACCTTGGGCACCGAGCGCCCTTCATGCTTGCGCGCGGCCCAGACCAGCAGTTCGTCGCCGGCGATCTTGCTCACCGCCACGGTGTTGGAAACGAAGACCATGGTGGTGGCCCGGTACTTGCCGATCAGCGCTTCCACCAGGTACAGGCCTGGTTTCAATTGGCCCAGCGGCACGTAGACGTTGCCCGGGGCGACGCTGACGAACTCACTGGACGAGCCTGCCAGGTTGACCCCGGCAGGCGGCTGGATCGGCTTGGCTTGCCACAGCGGGTAACGGAACTGGCTGACCACCGGCAGTCCCGGGATCAAGGCAAACTGGGCCGGTGCGTCGTACGGCGTCGGCGCGACCAGGGCGTCGCCGATCTTCAGCTCCGGCACTTCTTCGGTCACTTGCTGGCGAGACTCGTAGGAGAACGCCCGCTGCATCACCCGGCGAGACTTGCGATACCAGTTGTCCCACAGGTACGCGAGGGTGTTCGACAAGCCTTCGCCCTTGAACTGACCATCACTGACCACGCGGTGCAGGTTTTTCTGGCGCTTGAGGAAATCCAGCGGCTTGTCGATGCGATAGACGCGGATGTCGGCACCGCCATAGGGCTCCATGCGGAACCGGCGGTAGTCGCGGCCCGGCGCTTCGAGGCGAACCATGGCCTGTTCGTCGCTGGCGAAACTGCTGTCGGCCAGCAGGAAGAAGCTCTCGCCGGACACGGGCGTGTAGCCGCTGGGCTCCACCGTGTCTTCGGCGTTGACGACAGGTGCCAGCAACAAGGCAAACAACAGGGGTAGTTTCGAACACAAGCGCAGCATGCGGGCACCGGTCATTGGGAGAGAAAGTTGAGTCGATAGACGCCGATGAAGTTGGGGTTGGCTGCGTCGGGTATCCATCGGGTGTCCTTCCAGTTCATGAGTTGTTGCAGGCTTGCGGAGCGCATGCCGTTGTCGGTAGGGGTGGTGGTGCCGGTGTGATAGGCGATGTAGCGGCCCATCCAGATCATCAGGTGCTGGTCGTCGCCCTGGTCGAAGAACATCAGGTCGCCGGGGCGGGCCTGGGCGACATCGCGCCCCACCAGGCGACTGTTGAACTGGATCAGCTTGATGGCGTTGACGTAAGGGCCGACCTTGCCGCCGCCCTGCTGCCATTGCTGGGCGAGGCGGCGCTGCGCATCGCTCAACGGCAGCTCAGGTGGCAGGTAGCGGTTGGACAGGCCATTGCTGCGCAGCCATTTGTCGTCGTGGACCTTCAGCGCCTCGTTGGCGGCAAAACGCACCAGCCCGGCACAATCCTGCTGGTACCAGCGCGGGCTCGGGCCCCGGGTCAGTTGCTCCTGGGCGATGCGCACGAACCAGGCCCGAAAGACCTTGGACTGCTCCACATCCAGCGCCGGCGTCTCGAGCGCGAACGCCTGCCCCGCCAGCAACAGCGCCAGCAGCAACACCCACGACCGGGGATTGCGCATCCGTGCGGTCACAGCGCTTTCCATTCCAGCGGCAGCCATTGCCAGTGACCGTCCGGCTCACTGCCGGCCGGCAACGTCAGGGCGTACTTGCCGTAGCCACCGAGGGTGCGCAGCTTCGGAATCAGATAGGTTTGCGCGGCGTTGTAGAACACCGGCTCCATGTCCTGGGGCAGGCTGTCGAGGGTTTCGTGCTGCATCAACTGCGCGATGGAGTCCGGGCCGAAATAGATCGGCATCAGCAGGTCCTTGGGCACTACGTCAGCCATCGGCGGGAAGCGCTTGTCGAGGGTGCCGAGGGCCTTGTCCACCAGCTTGTCGTCCAGGGAAAACAACAGCGTCGACCCGTGGCGCGCCAGGCTGACCCGCATGAACGCCTTGCCGGTGATGGCGTCCGGTTGCAGCGAATCCTTGGCCAGGTAAGGACCGAAGTTGGAACTCACCTGCCGTTGCCACTGGTGCATCGCGCCTTCCTGCTTCTCGACCACAGGGAAGGCGTGCTCAGCGACATTGTTTTCGTAGGCGCCCACCATCGAACCGAACAACTGGCCCAGATCGGCGTCGAGCTTGCCGTCGTCTTCGTTCAGGCTCGCCACCAGCAACGGCGTGTAAAGACGCGAATCGGCGTACCAGCACAGGCCGGCCGCGCCGGTCACGTGGTCGATCATGGCCTGGGCGGCCTTTTCATCGGCGCCAAGTTTTACCAGCAGCGGCTTCTGGGGCGCAGCCGCCAGGGGCAAGGTCACGCAGGCGCTGGCGCCCATGGGCATGGCTTGCCAGATCGGCTTGAAGTCGAAGTCTGGCTGGTTTTCCAGTTCGTCCATGGCCAGGAAGCTGTGCCAGCCCTTGTCGTCCATGTCGAAACGCAGCCCGGCGAAATTCGGGATGAACCGCTGGTAACCCATGGCGAGTACGCTGGCGTTGACCGAAATGCGTTGCTTGACCTCCGGTGCCTTGGCCGGCAGACCGAAGGCTTCGGGGAAGAGTTTGTCGCCGTTGAGCAGCGCCGCCAGGGCGGTGGTCGACACACTGCCGCGCTCCTCCAATGGGCCGTTGGCCGGGTCGTAGAGCTTGGTCGGGTTGGACAGCACCACCAGCTTGTCGCCATGGGAGGCGAAGACCAGGGATTTGCTGGCGTTGTAGGTCAGTTGATAGAGCGCGACATCGTCGCCGCCGACCCGCAGGTCGCTGAGTTTGCTCAGTTGCGTATCGTCCAGGGCAACCTTGGCCAGCGGCTCCAGCACCTTGGCCAAGCCACCGCGGTCCATCACCAGCAGGAAATCCTTGAGGCGACCATCGGCCCCACGCCACAGCGCGACATCGGCCGGCTGGTCGAACAGTTCCTCGATCAGGCTGTCCTGCAACTTCAGGTCATGCTCGTAGATGATCCGGCGCAGGCTGCCGATCAGGCCGAGGCGGTCGGCGTGGGCTTCGTAGTAGAAGACGAAGTCTTCGGTGAGCGTGGCCTTGAGGAACGGCACCGCCAGCAGGTCCTTGGGCAACTGGCTCAGGGAATGGGCCTCGAGCAAGCCGTCGGGGCGGCTCAGGCCGAGTTTCTCCAGGGCCAGCGCCGTGGGCGGTGCCTTGGGCTTGTGCATGAACCAGCCCAACCCGGCGGCTACACCGGCCACCAGGCACAGCCCGATCAGCAACGCCGGCCAGCGACGCGCAGGTTTAGCGACAGCTGTCGCAGTGGTCGGGGAAGCAGTGTTGTCGCTCATATTCACAAGGGCCTGTTCATCCGTGGAGCGGAATTAGTAGTTGAAAGTCTTGACCAGCAGCAGATCGCCAATGGCGCGCAGGGGCACGACAAAGGTCTCGCGTTTTTCGTCGACGGTGTTTTCGTTGAGCACCAGGTTGATCTGCGAGGTGATTACCTCGTTCTGGTTGCTGCCTTCATCGAAGTTGTAGCCACCGCTGCCGTAGTTGCCCCAATAGTTCACGTAGACCAGGTAGGTGCCGTGCATCGGCGCGGTCATGGTGAACATTTCCGGGCCGGGGCCATCGACGCCATCCGGGTCCAGGCCGCCGCCGTTGCTCAGCGCAGGCTGGCCGAAGAATGCATGTTGGCCGTCCGGTGTGACGATATGCAGATCCAGCTCGGCCTTGGGATCGTCCCAACCCAGCACCACCCGGATCTGTGCCGGGGTGCGCAGGTTGTTGGCTTCATAGAACTGCACCCGCTTGAGCGACCGGCCCTCGGAACTGCGCACTTCGACGCTGTTGGAACCGGCGCCAAACGCATACGGCCGGGCGAAACGCCCTTCGTCGTCGGTATAGAGGTTCAGTGGATTGCCGTTGACCGCCAGGCTGTGGGGTTGGCGCATCGTGCCCATGGCCTTGATCTGGCCTTCGATCATCGTGCGATTGCGCTGCACGCCCCGGTCGATGGGGGGCGTGGGGTAGGCAACCTGGGGATTTTCCGTGCGATCGAGCAGGCCACTGTAGCGCCAGCCGCCCACCGGCTCGGACATCTGCGCCGAAGGCTGCGCCCACGCCAAGGGTGCGACCACCAACGCGATCAACAGTGTAGGAAAACGCATGTATGCCTCCTGCCATGCACAACGCAACCTGGCGCCCTTCCCCGGCGCATTTTTTATCATTTATCAGGTTTCGTCCGAAAGCCCGCCATACGGGGGCTGTAGATGGCGCGAAGG contains:
- a CDS encoding signal peptide protein, producing MRFPTLLIALVVAPLAWAQPSAQMSEPVGGWRYSGLLDRTENPQVAYPTPPIDRGVQRNRTMIEGQIKAMGTMRQPHSLAVNGNPLNLYTDDEGRFARPYAFGAGSNSVEVRSSEGRSLKRVQFYEANNLRTPAQIRVVLGWDDPKAELDLHIVTPDGQHAFFGQPALSNGGGLDPDGVDGPGPEMFTMTAPMHGTYLVYVNYWGNYGSGGYNFDEGSNQNEVITSQINLVLNENTVDEKRETFVVPLRAIGDLLLVKTFNY